A single Archocentrus centrarchus isolate MPI-CPG fArcCen1 unplaced genomic scaffold, fArcCen1 scaffold_30_ctg1, whole genome shotgun sequence DNA region contains:
- the LOC115776403 gene encoding E3 ubiquitin-protein ligase TRIM21-like — protein MSAASNLRSEDQFLCSICLDVFTDPVSTPCGHNFCKTCITQHWDINQRSQCPMCKETFSTRPQLRINTFISEMVAQFCHEAQQKASSSSSEQQAAKPGEVLCDVCTGTKLKALKSCLVCLTSYCQTHLEPHLTKKGLKRHQLVEPEENLEGRMCTKHDKPLELFCKTDQTCVCALCPVLDHKNHEFVPLREEYEGKKAELGKTEAEIQQMIQKRRLKIQQIRESVKMSKDAADREEAEGVQVFTALMESVERGLKELMKEVKDKQEATEKQAEGLIKDLEQEVSELMKRSSEVEQLSRSEDHLHLLQSFSSLKAAPPTKDWTEVSIHPPSYEGTVVRAVVQLEDTLRKDMKKLLEAELRRVQQYAVDVTLDPDTAHPKLILSDDGKQVNHGDVKKELPDNPERFSQCVNVLGKQSFSSGRFYFEVQVKGKTEWTLGVARESINRKGKITLSPQDGFWTVWLRNGNEYEALDDPSVCLCLQPGPEKVGVFVDYEEGLVSFYDVDAAALIYSFTGCSFTHKLHPYFSPCPNHGGKNSAPLIICPVNQTESISD, from the coding sequence ATGTCTGCTGCCAGCAATCTGCGATCTGAAGATCAGTTTCTGTGCTCCATCTGTCTGGATGTGTTCACTGATCCAGTCAGCACACCATGTGGACACAACTTCTGCAAGACCTGCATCACTCAGCACTGGGACATCAATCAGAGGTCTCAGTGTCCCATGTGCAAAGAGACTTTCTCCACTAGACCTCAGCTGAGGATCAACACCTTCATCTCTGAGATGGTTGCTCAGTTCTGCCATGAAGCTCAGCagaaagccagcagcagcagctcagagcaacAAGCTGCCAAACCAGGAGAGGTTCTCTGTGACGTCTGCACTGGAACCAAACTGAAGGCCCTgaagtcctgcctggtgtgtctgACCTCCTACTGTCAGACTCACCTGGAGCCTCATCTGACCAAGAAAGGTCTGAAAAGACATCAGCTGGTGGAGCCTGAGGAGAACCTGGAAGGAAGGATGTGCACGAAGCACGATAAACCTCTGGAGCTGTTCTGTAAGACTGACCAGACATGTGTCTGCGCGCTCTGCCCTGTTTTAGACCACAAGAACCATGAGTTTGTTCCTCtgagagaagaatatgaaggaAAGAAGGCAGAGCTGGGGAAGACAGAGGCTGAAATTCAGCAGATGATCCAGAAGAGACGACTGAAGATTCAGCAGATCAGAGAGTCAGTGAAGATGAGCAAagatgctgcagacagagaggaagcagaaggtGTTCAGGTCTTCACTGCTCTGATGGAGTCTGTTGAGAGAGGCCTGAAGGAGCTCATGAAGGaggtcaaagacaaacaggaagcaacagAGAAACAGGCTGAAGGTCTCATCAAAGATCTGGAACAGGAAGTCTCTGAGCTGATGAAGAGAAGCTCTGaggtggagcagctctcacGCTCTGaagaccacctccacctcctccaaagcTTCTCCTCCCTCAAAGCTGCTCCACCCACCAAGGACTGGACAGAGGTCAGCATCCATCCACCATCATATGAGGGGACTGTGGTGAGAGCTGTGGTTCAGctggaggacacactcaggaaagacATGAAGAAGCTGCTTGAGGCTGAGCTGAGGAGGGTCCAGCAGTATGCAGTGGATGTGACTCTTGATCCTGATACAGCACATCCTAAACTCATCCTGTCTGATGATGGAAAACAAGTGAATCATGGTGATGTGAAGAAGGAACTTCCAGACAACCCAGAGAGATTTTCTCAGTGTGTTAATGTTTTAGGAAAGCAGAGTTTCTCTTCAGGCAGATTTTACTTTGAGGTTCAGGTTAAAGGAAAGACTGAGTGGACTTTAGGAGTGGCCAGAGAGTCCATCAACAGGAAGGGAAAAATCACACTGAGTCCTCAGGATGGATTCTGGACTGTGTGGctcagaaatggaaatgaataTGAAGCTCTTGATGATCCTtcagtctgtctctgtcttcagCCTGGTCCTGAGAAGGTGGGGGTGTTTGTGGATTATGAGGAGGGTCTGGTCTCCTTCTATGATGtagatgctgcagctctgatctaCTCCTTTACTGGCTGCTCCTTCACTCACAAACTCCACCCATACTTCAGTCCCTGTCCGAATCACGGTGGTAAAAACTCTGCTCCTCTGATCATCTGTCCTGTCAATCAAACTGAGTCGATCAGCGACTGA